The following are from one region of the Paenibacillus sp. JZ16 genome:
- a CDS encoding formate/nitrite transporter family protein, translating into MSHPLVQMIIDTSETKTLGYKALGVSGMLLVVIKAMLCNWMVTLGVVMAFTSSSTIGKIVAMWLPILVFFGQGFEHAVVNMFVIPAGMMLGADVSLADWWLWNQIPVLIGNFIGGAVFTGAMLYLSHFGFGNRSEVNPIGKVHHGLRVMEATAVPVDKRR; encoded by the coding sequence ATGAGTCATCCGCTTGTTCAGATGATCATCGACACCAGTGAAACAAAGACACTCGGTTATAAGGCACTGGGCGTGAGCGGCATGCTGCTGGTGGTGATCAAAGCTATGCTCTGCAACTGGATGGTGACGCTAGGCGTTGTCATGGCGTTTACGTCAAGTTCAACGATAGGGAAAATCGTTGCGATGTGGCTGCCCATCCTGGTCTTTTTCGGTCAAGGCTTCGAGCATGCCGTGGTAAATATGTTTGTGATACCGGCGGGCATGATGCTCGGGGCGGATGTCAGCTTGGCCGATTGGTGGCTCTGGAACCAAATTCCCGTATTAATAGGTAATTTTATTGGCGGAGCGGTATTTACCGGGGCGATGTTGTACTTATCCCATTTCGGATTCGGAAACCGCAGCGAGGTTAACCCGATTGGAAAGGTCCATCATGGACTCAGAGTTATGGAGGCGACAGCGGTTCCGGTCGATAAAAGACGATGA
- a CDS encoding MFS transporter, whose protein sequence is MSHDHDIAETNTKRQSHIQSYIDSPDLQNKLYKKTLIVVILSQIFGGAGLAAGLTVGALLAQDMLKTDSFAGIPAALITVGSALGAWYIGRLTQRYGRGPGLAAGFLAGGIAAIGVILAAVYDNIYLLFASLLIYGAGTATNMQARYAGTDLAKPSQRAGAVSMAMVSTTFGAVAGPNLVEVMGNVAESFGIPALAGPFILAAVAFIVAGLILLLFLRPDPYAIAQAIEEVKMKISGDSSAGTVNGSQRNKRGIMVGACVMILTQVVMVSIMTMTPVHMKHHGHDLGAVGLVIGIHIGAMYLPSLITGFLVDKIGRISMSIASGVVLLSSGILAAAAPAESMALIITALALLGLGWNLGFISGTALIIDATHPSARARTQGTVDVLIALAGASGGALSGMVVANTSYGTLSIAGGLLSLVMIPICLSAVNKRKPSSSSKNAAI, encoded by the coding sequence ATGTCCCATGATCATGATATTGCCGAAACCAACACGAAGCGGCAATCCCATATTCAATCTTACATCGATTCGCCCGACTTGCAGAACAAGCTGTATAAGAAGACCCTCATCGTTGTGATCCTCTCGCAAATATTCGGTGGGGCTGGTCTGGCCGCAGGATTGACGGTCGGTGCGCTTCTGGCACAGGATATGCTCAAGACGGACAGCTTTGCAGGAATCCCTGCTGCTCTTATAACGGTCGGTTCTGCACTGGGTGCCTGGTATATTGGACGGCTTACCCAGCGATATGGAAGAGGGCCGGGTTTGGCAGCCGGATTCCTGGCGGGTGGAATTGCCGCGATCGGAGTCATATTGGCTGCCGTTTATGACAATATTTATCTGTTATTCGCTTCGTTGTTGATATACGGTGCAGGTACCGCAACGAATATGCAGGCTCGTTATGCAGGTACGGATTTGGCTAAACCTTCCCAGCGTGCAGGAGCGGTCAGCATGGCGATGGTTTCCACCACCTTCGGTGCCGTTGCGGGTCCGAATCTGGTGGAGGTTATGGGGAACGTTGCCGAATCCTTCGGGATTCCTGCCTTGGCCGGACCGTTTATTTTGGCGGCGGTGGCTTTTATTGTGGCAGGACTGATCCTGCTATTATTCCTGCGCCCGGATCCTTATGCGATAGCCCAAGCAATTGAGGAAGTTAAAATGAAAATTTCCGGTGATTCTTCTGCCGGCACGGTGAACGGATCACAACGAAACAAACGGGGGATCATGGTTGGAGCCTGCGTGATGATATTGACTCAGGTGGTCATGGTCTCAATCATGACCATGACGCCTGTCCATATGAAACATCACGGACATGATCTAGGAGCAGTAGGTTTGGTGATTGGCATTCATATCGGAGCGATGTACCTGCCCTCGTTAATCACAGGTTTTCTTGTGGATAAAATCGGCCGCATCAGCATGTCCATCGCTTCGGGCGTCGTGCTCTTGAGCTCCGGGATTCTAGCTGCTGCGGCTCCCGCCGAATCCATGGCGCTGATCATAACGGCGCTGGCTCTGCTGGGGCTGGGCTGGAACCTTGGATTTATCAGCGGAACGGCGCTCATCATCGATGCAACCCATCCATCCGCCCGCGCCAGAACGCAGGGAACAGTGGATGTCTTGATTGCTTTGGCGGGAGCATCGGGCGGCGCTTTATCCGGTATGGTGGTTGCCAATACCAGTTACGGTACGCTTTCCATTGCTGGAGGTTTACTGTCACTGGTGATGATCCCTATTTGTCTAAGCGCGGTGAACAAGCGCAAACCATCATCATCTTCAAAAAACGCGGCAATATAA
- a CDS encoding DJ-1/PfpI family protein, translated as MKKVLLLLADGFEAVEASVFTDVLGWNNLEGDGTTQVVTAGLHDRLKCTWNFTVIPEVTLDSVKVEDYDALAIPGGFEEAGFYNDGYDSRFSKIIREFHEQGKWIATICVAALTLGKAGVLEGRKATTYDHPTSVRKSQLREFGAHVVDEQIVVDGNLITSCNPATAFEVAFTLLEKLTSLENTMHVKELMGFTKKS; from the coding sequence TTGAAAAAAGTGCTTTTGCTGTTGGCGGATGGATTTGAAGCTGTGGAAGCGAGTGTATTTACGGATGTACTGGGGTGGAACAACCTGGAGGGAGACGGGACAACCCAGGTAGTGACCGCGGGACTGCATGACAGATTGAAATGCACGTGGAATTTTACCGTCATTCCCGAGGTCACGCTGGACTCGGTGAAGGTGGAGGATTACGATGCTCTGGCGATTCCTGGCGGGTTCGAGGAAGCGGGCTTTTATAACGATGGATACGACTCCAGGTTCTCCAAGATCATTCGGGAATTTCATGAGCAGGGCAAGTGGATTGCCACAATCTGCGTTGCAGCTCTTACGCTTGGCAAAGCCGGCGTGCTGGAGGGACGAAAAGCCACGACGTATGATCACCCGACCAGCGTCCGAAAATCGCAGCTGCGGGAATTCGGTGCCCATGTCGTGGATGAGCAGATCGTTGTGGATGGAAACCTGATCACCTCATGCAACCCGGCAACGGCTTTTGAAGTGGCATTCACTTTACTGGAAAAGCTGACATCCTTGGAAAATACAATGCATGTGAAAGAGCTTATGGGATTTACAAAGAAATCATGA
- a CDS encoding RNA polymerase sigma factor, producing the protein MDSFEPIVDTYKKQIYIYCCRMLGCKQDAQDAVQDIFIKAFTKLHTYQAKVSFTSWLYKIAYHHCLNLLRKRQVRMRVNRLIKPAGYADSVEQMLERRWFSEPLEYAMTKLSVEERNLLVLRVFEDKPFTEIAQILDKNLSAVKKKYARMKQKVIKLIQEKEGTELCEIRDSRSKIEF; encoded by the coding sequence GTGGATAGTTTCGAGCCTATCGTCGATACGTATAAAAAACAGATCTACATATATTGCTGCCGGATGCTCGGCTGCAAGCAGGACGCGCAGGATGCCGTCCAGGATATCTTCATCAAGGCGTTCACCAAGCTTCATACCTATCAAGCGAAGGTATCGTTCACATCATGGTTATACAAGATTGCCTATCATCATTGTCTTAATCTGCTTCGCAAGAGACAAGTTCGTATGCGAGTGAACCGACTCATCAAACCGGCAGGTTATGCTGATAGCGTGGAGCAGATGCTGGAGCGCAGGTGGTTCAGCGAACCGCTGGAATATGCCATGACCAAGCTTTCGGTTGAAGAGCGAAATCTGCTCGTGCTGCGGGTGTTCGAAGATAAGCCATTCACGGAGATTGCGCAGATTCTGGATAAGAATCTCAGTGCAGTGAAGAAAAAGTATGCTCGGATGAAACAGAAAGTCATCAAGCTGATTCAGGAGAAGGAGGGGACGGAGTTATGCGAGATTCGGGACAGCCGGAGCAAGATCGAATTCTGA
- the cobA gene encoding uroporphyrinogen-III C-methyltransferase produces the protein MVYIVGAGPGDPELITLKALRRIQEADVIMYDRLVNDELLSYAKKDALLVYCGKAPGSHSVPQERINENMIDFALAGHDVVRLKGGDPLIFGRGGEEACELAARGIPFEIVPGITSALGAASSTRIPLTHRGASTSVAFVSGTSCHGNERGVRWDLLTHSVDTLVVYMGVSRMNDICKEMLAHGKPSSTPVAIVEQGTRAEERTITGTLGTIHKIALLMNVKNPALLIIGEVVRVRDQLLKLASEAEERTG, from the coding sequence ATGGTGTATATTGTTGGCGCAGGTCCGGGAGATCCGGAGCTGATCACGCTGAAAGCCCTTCGGCGTATTCAGGAAGCGGACGTCATTATGTACGATCGACTGGTGAACGATGAGCTGTTGAGTTACGCGAAGAAGGATGCTTTGCTCGTATACTGCGGTAAGGCACCCGGCAGCCATTCCGTTCCGCAGGAGAGGATTAACGAGAACATGATAGACTTTGCCCTTGCAGGTCATGATGTCGTCCGGCTCAAGGGAGGTGATCCGCTGATCTTCGGACGAGGCGGCGAAGAGGCGTGCGAATTGGCTGCACGAGGCATTCCCTTCGAGATCGTGCCCGGCATTACCTCGGCTTTGGGCGCAGCCTCCTCCACTAGGATACCTCTGACCCACCGTGGAGCCAGCACTTCGGTAGCTTTTGTCAGCGGAACGAGCTGCCATGGAAATGAGCGGGGCGTCAGGTGGGACTTGCTGACTCACAGTGTGGATACGCTAGTGGTATACATGGGCGTTAGCAGAATGAACGATATCTGCAAGGAGATGCTCGCTCATGGCAAGCCGTCGTCGACTCCCGTAGCTATCGTTGAACAAGGGACTCGGGCAGAGGAGCGAACCATAACGGGAACGCTCGGAACCATCCACAAGATCGCTCTTCTTATGAACGTGAAGAATCCGGCGCTTCTGATCATTGGCGAAGTTGTGCGAGTGAGGGATCAGCTCCTGAAACTGGCTTCGGAGGCGGAGGAACGAACAGGATAA
- a CDS encoding sigma-70 family RNA polymerase sigma factor, with product MARPAGPNDKSRFPSEPSLALEQFMMEYGTSILRTAYFYLGDRHLAEDVSQEVFLRAFRHWTSFRGESSVKTWLTKIAINACRDKLGLKMTQEQPTDPLLLESSALRSVEEEAMERLDQTTILKYIAELPVHYHEVIYLYYYLDLGTREIAEATGAPEGTVRPKASPGKRASWRIPGKGGTRTMTFQDDQLRDLIKNEADDLLLGTLHFDTDMQEKVKQLAERERKQLENQERRTKKRRYPWFAGAAVAAALIGLLLIFAEPNFIKTPGAPPVQEPPALLKDPGPDAPIENPPGISNNELRILGSYDEARQAFGDKLRIPSYLPEGFSLHQISVTGPKEEAATEAVISYTAGDRSFGLFVNKDDKVNMPQYFDEKVDLNGVEGYLIRGEPIQDNGGMVPNVQLHWYTDHIHFMISGLVSQEEALQIARSMEPVMNPDP from the coding sequence ATGGCAAGGCCGGCCGGCCCTAACGACAAATCAAGATTTCCGTCTGAGCCCTCCCTGGCGCTGGAGCAATTCATGATGGAGTATGGCACTTCCATACTGCGTACAGCCTACTTCTACCTAGGTGATCGACATTTAGCGGAGGACGTTAGCCAGGAGGTTTTCCTGCGGGCTTTTCGCCATTGGACATCATTCCGGGGGGAGAGCAGTGTGAAGACGTGGCTGACGAAGATTGCAATTAATGCATGCCGGGATAAACTGGGTTTAAAAATGACACAAGAGCAACCGACGGACCCGCTGCTGCTGGAAAGCTCCGCACTCCGCAGTGTGGAGGAGGAAGCCATGGAGCGCCTAGATCAAACAACTATTCTTAAATATATTGCCGAACTGCCGGTTCATTATCATGAGGTTATTTACTTGTATTACTATCTTGACCTGGGAACTCGTGAAATCGCGGAAGCTACCGGAGCACCGGAAGGGACCGTTCGCCCGAAGGCTTCACCGGGCAAGAGAGCTTCTTGGCGAATACCTGGCAAAGGAGGGACTCGCACAATGACATTCCAGGACGACCAACTTCGGGACCTTATAAAAAACGAAGCGGATGACCTCCTGTTAGGAACCCTTCACTTCGATACGGATATGCAAGAGAAGGTAAAGCAGCTTGCAGAACGAGAACGAAAGCAGCTGGAGAATCAGGAGCGAAGAACGAAAAAAAGACGGTATCCATGGTTCGCCGGAGCAGCAGTCGCTGCTGCGCTCATCGGATTACTCCTCATTTTCGCTGAGCCTAACTTCATTAAAACTCCGGGAGCGCCTCCTGTGCAGGAGCCACCTGCGCTCCTAAAAGATCCTGGTCCTGATGCCCCGATCGAGAATCCGCCGGGTATTTCGAATAACGAACTACGAATTCTCGGCAGCTATGATGAGGCAAGGCAAGCCTTTGGTGATAAGCTTCGTATTCCGTCCTATCTTCCGGAGGGCTTCTCCCTTCATCAAATTTCGGTAACAGGTCCGAAAGAAGAGGCAGCTACGGAAGCGGTAATCAGTTACACAGCAGGCGACCGTTCATTCGGTCTGTTTGTAAACAAAGATGACAAAGTGAATATGCCCCAGTATTTCGATGAAAAAGTGGACTTGAACGGTGTCGAAGGCTATTTGATCAGAGGCGAGCCGATTCAAGACAACGGAGGGATGGTTCCTAATGTTCAGCTCCATTGGTACACAGATCATATTCACTTTATGATCTCAGGTCTTGTGAGTCAAGAGGAAGCCCTTCAAATTGCCCGGTCCATGGAACCGGTTATGAATCCAGATCCATAA
- a CDS encoding sporulation protein YjcZ, producing MGEVGGYGGGYGSVGAVLVLFILLVIIVSAFGFGFGV from the coding sequence ATGGGTGAAGTTGGTGGATATGGCGGAGGATATGGTTCCGTTGGAGCAGTACTGGTACTCTTCATTCTCTTGGTCATCATCGTTTCTGCATTCGGATTTGGATTTGGAGTTTAA
- a CDS encoding formate/nitrite transporter family protein, with translation MDYVKPNQVMDDLIEAGAAKARLKTSQMLIRGMLSGAILACATTLAFTASDQTNIPMVGALLFPVGFVMIVLLGLELVTGSFALLPLAVLQKKASGSSMVANYGWVILGHVIGCLIYGGSIHLPRPGWGRI, from the coding sequence ATGGATTATGTGAAACCGAATCAGGTAATGGATGACTTGATCGAGGCCGGAGCCGCGAAAGCCCGGCTGAAGACTTCGCAGATGCTCATCCGCGGCATGTTATCGGGCGCCATCCTGGCGTGCGCCACCACGCTAGCTTTTACCGCTTCGGACCAAACGAATATCCCGATGGTAGGCGCGCTCCTGTTTCCGGTTGGCTTTGTGATGATTGTACTGCTGGGCTTAGAGCTGGTAACTGGAAGCTTTGCACTCTTACCATTAGCCGTCCTGCAAAAGAAGGCTTCAGGTTCCTCTATGGTTGCGAATTACGGATGGGTCATTCTCGGACATGTGATAGGCTGTCTGATTTATGGGGGCTCTATACACTTACCGCGACCAGGATGGGGACGGATATGA
- a CDS encoding ANTAR domain-containing response regulator: MRSLLVIHHPVPASERSDTDARALLPEFILRSYGYKVLLARSEKQALAGIVEADGTVLHLPVAAIKSWSNTLEQQKRVPVLWWCSDHAASQSLEACEDDVIIDGLLFPAMKEHELHWTLHFSSKHFYEREQWHNERTQLLARIEERKWIDMAKGILCKMKNISESEAYDVLRKQAMNERKRMVDVATSIVKLYQLLQETGSGGAKKS; encoded by the coding sequence ATGCGTTCATTGCTGGTTATCCACCATCCGGTCCCTGCTTCAGAGCGAAGTGACACAGATGCCAGGGCGCTTCTTCCGGAGTTTATCCTTCGTTCTTATGGATACAAGGTCCTCCTTGCCCGAAGTGAGAAGCAAGCGCTGGCTGGAATCGTGGAAGCAGACGGAACGGTTCTCCACCTCCCGGTTGCCGCAATCAAATCGTGGTCCAATACCCTTGAACAACAAAAGCGCGTTCCGGTTCTGTGGTGGTGCAGCGATCATGCCGCTTCGCAATCTCTCGAAGCATGTGAGGATGATGTTATCATTGATGGACTTTTATTTCCCGCCATGAAGGAGCATGAGCTGCATTGGACGCTGCATTTTAGCTCCAAGCATTTTTACGAACGAGAGCAGTGGCATAACGAAAGAACGCAGCTCCTTGCTCGCATTGAAGAGCGTAAATGGATTGATATGGCCAAAGGCATTCTATGCAAGATGAAAAATATTTCGGAATCCGAAGCATACGATGTCCTGCGCAAACAGGCGATGAATGAAAGAAAAAGAATGGTGGATGTCGCAACCTCGATCGTCAAGTTGTATCAATTGCTGCAGGAGACCGGTTCAGGAGGTGCAAAAAAATCATGA
- a CDS encoding superinfection exclusion B family protein: MRDSGQPEQDRILRGMELHSVEEEVDVTPAIMHRVRQIHQKKQGRNAGNRKKTLIIAMLTAILILSSISVYASQYLIQIKNKEGKVILSTIKPWKYSESEYNSKRKKETEEELSKRLKPGEQAVYYIKDQHLTSSTKKYPLNYFYMATKHPNYQELAKEIEEKDAPLLRKPDYVPEGYRFDFGRIQIRNEPVWGTPGYESLLNELKEQAEKSDEEQGLYYKIVPWSKIASTGMEYRKGDNRIRILAFAREKGPKAGVLTNQAVKLTVNGKEMIFSADQTNETRSLTWLSDSEEVLYIITDDPKDPLSKDEFAKIAAGLVSE; encoded by the coding sequence ATGCGAGATTCGGGACAGCCGGAGCAAGATCGAATTCTGAGAGGCATGGAACTGCACTCCGTGGAAGAAGAGGTGGACGTGACCCCCGCCATCATGCACAGGGTGCGTCAAATTCACCAGAAGAAACAAGGAAGAAATGCCGGAAATCGTAAGAAAACCTTGATTATTGCGATGCTTACTGCGATTTTGATTCTTTCGTCTATTAGCGTTTATGCAAGCCAATACCTGATTCAGATCAAGAACAAGGAAGGCAAAGTTATTCTGTCTACCATAAAGCCATGGAAATACTCCGAGTCGGAATATAATTCCAAACGTAAAAAAGAGACGGAAGAAGAGCTGAGCAAGAGGTTAAAGCCCGGAGAACAGGCTGTATATTATATCAAGGATCAGCATCTGACTTCATCTACCAAAAAATATCCACTGAACTATTTTTATATGGCGACAAAGCATCCGAATTATCAAGAACTCGCAAAAGAAATTGAGGAGAAGGATGCGCCCCTACTTCGGAAACCTGATTATGTACCCGAAGGGTACCGATTTGATTTTGGACGGATTCAAATTAGAAACGAACCCGTGTGGGGAACACCGGGGTACGAAAGTCTTCTAAATGAACTTAAAGAGCAGGCGGAGAAGTCGGATGAAGAACAGGGACTGTACTATAAAATTGTTCCTTGGTCCAAGATTGCCTCTACAGGAATGGAATATCGTAAAGGCGATAATCGGATCAGGATTTTAGCTTTTGCACGAGAGAAGGGCCCAAAAGCTGGAGTGCTCACAAATCAAGCCGTAAAACTGACGGTAAATGGGAAAGAAATGATTTTTTCTGCCGATCAGACAAATGAAACGCGCAGCTTGACTTGGTTAAGCGACAGTGAAGAGGTGCTATATATAATTACGGATGATCCAAAGGATCCGCTATCCAAGGATGAGTTTGCGAAGATTGCAGCCGGTCTTGTTTCGGAATAA
- the nirD gene encoding nitrite reductase small subunit NirD has protein sequence MTKLHVGYVNEIDHKGSRTIEVGGTEIALFRLSDGDILAVENKCPHKGGKLSEGMVCGKQVHCPLHDWKIDLCSGRVQEPDTGNVNTYQVEVDPVSGAIYLQDLTA, from the coding sequence ATGACGAAGCTTCATGTAGGATATGTAAACGAAATTGATCATAAGGGCTCAAGGACCATTGAGGTCGGCGGAACGGAAATCGCGCTGTTCCGTTTATCGGATGGGGATATTCTGGCTGTGGAGAACAAGTGCCCGCATAAAGGAGGAAAGCTTTCGGAGGGAATGGTGTGCGGGAAGCAGGTGCATTGTCCGCTGCATGATTGGAAGATCGATCTATGCAGCGGGCGGGTTCAAGAGCCGGATACGGGAAATGTTAACACCTATCAGGTTGAAGTTGATCCGGTAAGCGGCGCGATTTACCTGCAGGATCTTACGGCTTGA
- the nirB gene encoding nitrite reductase large subunit NirB, giving the protein MTKKKLVMIGNGMAGVRAIEHLIKLTPEAYEITIFGSEPHPNYNRIMLSSVLAGGADMQEIIINDWDWYKENNIHLYSGHTVTRIDTKNRKVYSDQGAAAEYDSLIIATGSNPFMLPLPGADKEGVIAFRDIKDCEIMVETSKKYKKAVVIGGGLLGLEAARGLLHLGMDVSVVHLSPYIMERQLDETAAKMLQLELEAQGMKFLLSKNSEAIMGRKRVKELRFTDGTRVETDLVVMAVGIKPNVMLAQSAGIEVNRGIIVNDYMETSIPGIYAVGECAEHRGIAYGLVAPLYEQGAVLAKHLAGVETSGYGGSVLSTKLKISGVDVFSAGHFADPEGSRSMRYQDEVEGVYKKIVIRDDQLIGAVMFGDTGDGPKLFSLMKSGESIKGREKELLLGFTGNAGAVSAEQRLAQLADDEIICGCNGVSKETIKDAILTKNCNTVASVKACTKASGSCGGCKPLVEGLVQLYAGDAAGEPVKEGICGCTSLGRDEIIAEITRLGLGTVKEVMNVLGWENPEGCSKCRPSLNYYLGMLFPETYVDEKESRFTNERYHANIQKDGTYSVVPRIYGGVTSPSELKKIAEIAEKFDVPMVKITGGQRIDLLGVKKEDLPKMWEELDMPSGYAYGKALRTVKTCVGSTFCRFGTQDSIGMGVRLEKEFERLSTPAKVKLAVSGCPRNCAEATIKDFGVVAIDGGWELHVGGNGGVHVRATELLCIVKTEDEVLEWAGAFIQYYRENAQWNERTSVWIERVGLDHVKKALEKKEDRVALFSRIKLALSKQQDPWKEITADSGLRKNFVPLPDAEPVTK; this is encoded by the coding sequence ATGACAAAAAAGAAGTTAGTAATGATCGGGAATGGTATGGCAGGGGTACGGGCAATCGAGCATTTGATTAAGCTTACGCCTGAGGCGTATGAAATCACGATATTCGGATCTGAGCCGCATCCGAATTACAACCGGATTATGCTGTCTTCCGTTCTTGCAGGCGGAGCCGACATGCAGGAAATTATAATCAACGATTGGGATTGGTACAAAGAGAATAACATCCATCTATATAGCGGCCACACCGTAACCCGGATCGATACCAAGAACCGTAAAGTGTACTCCGATCAAGGAGCTGCGGCCGAGTATGATTCATTGATCATCGCAACCGGTTCGAATCCGTTTATGCTTCCTCTGCCTGGCGCAGACAAGGAGGGAGTTATTGCCTTCCGGGATATTAAGGATTGCGAGATTATGGTGGAGACTTCCAAAAAATATAAGAAAGCCGTGGTCATCGGCGGAGGATTGCTTGGTCTTGAAGCAGCAAGAGGACTGCTCCATCTCGGGATGGATGTTTCAGTGGTTCACCTTAGTCCCTATATCATGGAACGGCAATTAGATGAGACCGCTGCGAAAATGCTGCAGCTGGAATTGGAAGCCCAAGGCATGAAGTTCCTGCTTAGTAAAAATTCAGAGGCCATTATGGGCCGAAAGCGGGTCAAGGAGCTCCGCTTCACGGATGGGACGCGCGTTGAAACGGATCTGGTTGTCATGGCTGTCGGGATCAAGCCCAACGTCATGCTGGCACAATCCGCGGGAATTGAAGTCAACCGGGGAATTATCGTGAACGACTATATGGAGACGAGCATCCCGGGGATCTACGCGGTCGGTGAATGCGCCGAGCATCGTGGGATTGCGTATGGGCTTGTCGCTCCGCTCTACGAGCAGGGAGCCGTGCTCGCCAAGCATCTGGCAGGTGTGGAGACAAGTGGTTATGGCGGGTCCGTACTATCTACTAAATTGAAGATCTCCGGTGTAGATGTATTCTCGGCAGGTCATTTTGCAGACCCGGAAGGATCCAGGTCGATGCGGTACCAGGACGAAGTTGAAGGTGTATATAAAAAAATTGTCATCCGCGATGACCAGCTCATCGGAGCTGTTATGTTCGGCGATACGGGAGACGGGCCAAAGCTGTTCTCGCTCATGAAAAGCGGCGAATCCATCAAGGGCCGGGAGAAGGAGCTTCTGTTAGGCTTTACGGGTAACGCCGGTGCAGTATCGGCGGAACAGCGGCTGGCTCAGCTAGCGGATGATGAGATCATTTGCGGTTGTAACGGTGTGTCGAAAGAAACGATAAAAGATGCCATTCTCACGAAAAATTGCAACACCGTTGCTTCCGTTAAAGCTTGTACAAAAGCATCGGGATCCTGCGGCGGCTGCAAACCTCTTGTTGAGGGACTGGTTCAGTTATACGCCGGAGATGCAGCAGGGGAACCCGTAAAAGAAGGGATATGCGGGTGTACTTCGCTAGGACGGGATGAAATTATCGCAGAAATTACCCGTCTTGGACTTGGAACCGTCAAAGAAGTGATGAATGTGCTGGGATGGGAGAATCCGGAGGGATGTTCTAAATGCCGGCCATCGTTGAACTACTATCTGGGCATGCTGTTTCCGGAAACCTACGTCGATGAGAAGGAATCCCGCTTCACGAACGAGCGTTATCATGCCAACATTCAGAAGGACGGCACGTATTCCGTCGTTCCCAGAATATATGGCGGGGTGACGTCGCCTTCGGAGCTAAAGAAAATCGCGGAGATTGCGGAAAAATTCGATGTGCCGATGGTAAAGATTACAGGCGGACAGCGGATCGACCTGCTTGGCGTCAAGAAGGAGGATCTGCCGAAGATGTGGGAGGAGCTCGATATGCCTTCCGGGTATGCTTACGGTAAAGCGCTCCGTACGGTTAAAACTTGCGTGGGGTCCACGTTTTGCCGATTCGGCACCCAGGATTCCATAGGCATGGGCGTACGCTTGGAGAAAGAGTTTGAGCGGCTGAGCACCCCAGCCAAAGTGAAACTTGCGGTTTCCGGATGTCCTAGAAATTGCGCAGAAGCGACCATCAAGGATTTTGGAGTCGTAGCGATTGATGGTGGATGGGAACTGCACGTCGGCGGCAATGGAGGCGTTCATGTTCGGGCTACGGAGTTATTGTGCATCGTGAAGACGGAAGATGAGGTGCTCGAATGGGCCGGGGCATTTATCCAATACTATCGGGAAAACGCGCAGTGGAATGAGCGTACATCGGTTTGGATCGAGCGAGTAGGCCTGGATCATGTGAAAAAGGCATTAGAGAAGAAAGAGGACCGCGTCGCGCTCTTCTCGAGAATAAAGCTGGCTTTAAGCAAGCAGCAGGATCCATGGAAGGAAATTACGGCGGACAGCGGACTTCGTAAAAACTTCGTGCCTTTGCCTGATGCTGAACCAGTGACGAAATAG
- a CDS encoding SgcJ/EcaC family oxidoreductase: MSNIQENHKVLEEQEGRFIRQTIADLESAFNQHDADALDRHFTQDSTWVNVMGEMLSGWEQINNAHKVVLKGPLLHSYAKYFVEKLVFLRQDVAIAHIRQYPATSKGELIEDGQGSLAIYVMVKDQDTWLLAAGQNTLIQSHRKG; this comes from the coding sequence ATGTCCAACATCCAGGAAAATCACAAGGTATTAGAGGAGCAGGAAGGTCGCTTCATTAGACAAACGATTGCCGATTTGGAATCGGCATTTAATCAACATGATGCCGATGCCTTGGACCGTCACTTTACCCAAGACTCCACCTGGGTCAATGTGATGGGGGAGATGCTCTCAGGCTGGGAGCAAATAAATAACGCACATAAAGTTGTTTTAAAAGGGCCGCTTCTTCATTCATACGCAAAGTATTTCGTTGAGAAACTTGTATTCTTACGCCAGGATGTGGCCATCGCGCATATACGACAGTATCCGGCTACATCGAAGGGGGAACTCATCGAAGACGGGCAAGGTAGCTTGGCAATCTATGTGATGGTCAAGGATCAAGACACATGGCTCCTTGCTGCGGGTCAGAATACTTTAATCCAGTCGCACCGTAAAGGATAA